DNA from Nymphaea colorata isolate Beijing-Zhang1983 chromosome 4, ASM883128v2, whole genome shotgun sequence:
TCTAAAACAGACTCAAATCAATCCAGTCCGACCACTTCCAGGGGATTTTTCAGTGCATTTGGGAGGGTGGAATCCCTCATTTTGTCTTCTCCCTGGATGATCAGGATAAGGTTCATTTGGCTAATCCATGGAGGGTCGAGTCATCAGAAGATAAAGCCTTAGACTGGATTCCCTATTTCATGTGAAAGCCAATGGGCGGGAGAAGCAAATCAAAGGTGGTAGCGGTGATTCAGAGTTTGTTGGCAAAATGAAAGTCTCAAGCCCGTTTCACTTGATTGTGATAATGCAAGCAAGTTTATCGAGACAGTATATGCTTTATTTGGTGTAAATGGGGCACACAATGAAGAGCATAAGCAAGCGATGGTTAATTTGAAGCCAATTCGTAAGAAGTGTAAGGGAATGCAGAAGATCGCAACAGATATATTTAGAACCCCACTactcaataaaaagaaaatctctattgtcaaaatgaaaactttttccATCAAATCGAAGACGATCGTAAAACTGAAACAAGTACTACCAAAACCATTGGaatgttcaaaattcaaacaatagCATTTGCTGCACTGGCAATCCTAGGCCACAGGTCAGCGCACTCCTTGCCAATAGGCCCCGTAATAGCTGATCCTGCAATTGAGTACCAAAACAAAGGTAAATTTTGTTCATAAACTACAAAAACTCAAAGTAGAGACCCATATAGGATTCTTTCATAGAGAAAATGGGACAAGTTCATGTTGTGCCTTGTTCAACATGGAGAACAGCTTGAATTCGTCCCACTTATGCATGTTAGGAATCAATCCAGACATAATGACAAAGGTGAGCATTATGCAGATAATACACTTTGAGTCACGGCATCTTAAGCCAAAGgcgtaaagaaaaagaagggataCAAGGGCTCATGCTTGATCAAGAACCGTACCTTTCATCTCTCCCTTAGGATTCACGATCACACCAGCATTATCTGCAAAGGAAGAATCAAATAAGATAATTATTTAAGCAGCTTATGTGATCACATGTATGCACTGTCACAAGCTTTAACACCTTCAGCTAGAATGCTTTcttcaatgaaaaagaaacagagaacACATTGCAAGCAAAAACAATTGAAACAGGATAATCATGTCTGAATTCTTTAATTGTAGCCATACGAAGAGGGTTTCAATATAAGGCTTTAAGGCAAGGAAGCAaggccaaaacaaaaatatctaaGAACCTAAGACCAGGACCAAAATATATCCAGGAACTCCCTCAAAGGGCTTTTACACATGAACGGTTTAATTACACCAATTCAGAGAACACCAAATCCAAGATTTCATATACATACTAGAAATGTCACTAAATATAACTCGTTCAGCAAAAAGTAAGCACCACACATAATAGCAACAGTGCAGACCAACGTGGTGATGCCGCAAACAATGCATGCAAAACATAATAGCGGCACCAATGGTTCACTATTAATAATTTAACATCATCAGATTTCATCTGGATCCTGACGACAACCTTCTCCGGTCATTTTAGGTCATCAGAAGCTTTAGTCTAGTTATTTTAGTTCATCAGAAGCTACGACCGTGATAAAGAAAACATAGCCATAAAGTATAACAACACACACTCATAAAGTACAACAGCAATGACAGAGAACACTAAACCCGGTCTAGAAAGATGTGATGAAACGACAGATCGATGAGATTAACCAAAGAAAAAGAGCAGCACAGGGACTAATCATCGTCAATCCACAGGTCATGCTGCAAGAGAAAAATCAACAGAATAATAGAACCTCCATCTCGCACGTAGAGACAAAGAAAGTAAATCGTATACAATCAAATTCTAAAACCCTTGGAATacgagaaagaaagaacaaaagagaaaatgcaCCTTGACAAATAACCAGAACGGAatgaatcaaacaaaaaggccGAAGTTCTAACAACCACTCCAaattcaaaataacaaaatgtaGTGCCAATATCACCAAACAATTGACAGGTATCGGAGGAGACCACCAACTAACGTACACgacaaaatgaaactaaaatccccttaaaaaatatcaattaaATCATTGGTACCTTCAAAATACATGTAGACACCATCCTTTCGGCGCCAGGGCTTGCGTTGACGAACGATGACGGCCGGCATCACTTTCTTCCTCAGATCGGGCTTCCCTTTCTTGACTGTGGCCATAACCATATCCCCGATACAGGCGGAAGGCAGGCGATTCAACCTCCCCTTGATCCCCTTCACGGAAATGATGTAGAGGTTCTTGGCCCCGGTGTTGTCGGCGCAGTTCACAGTCGCGGCCACCGGAAGTCCCAACGACATCCGGAATTTGTTCCCGGCAGAACCTCCACGTCCtgtcaaaaaacaaaaccaacGGAGGCAGTCAGATCACAACCCAAAGAAAAACAACCAATAATGAGGAGAAAAGAGCATGTTCTGCAAAGAGAAAAGAGCATGTTCTGCGAATTTTGGGGAGGAAAAGGAGAGGAAGGGGACCTCGTTTCGACATGGCGGCAGAGGCGTATGGTCGCGGGCACTGCTGATAGGAAGAACCAATGGACGTCTTGAAGCTTTTATTTGGGCTAgggttttttcttgtaaatttaATTACTAAAATAGCCCTCATGTTACAGCAAATCACCATTCCGGTTCAGCGGGTGCGAATGGGATCTTGGTGCGTGTAATGGTAGTGCTTTTAACATTTGAGGGCTGATTTAGTCACAGCTCATAAACCAGTGATTCAAACTCGGATCGGCAGATGATCGAATCATCATAAACTCGGACCGGCAGATGATCGAATCATCATCGGTGTAGCGAGTCGACTCATcaatgagttttaaaataaccataatgtaaatcATTACAGTTGAATCGAGCTAATCAAGATGAGTCAGGGCCAAGTCAGGCCGAGCCAAGAGCGAATAGAGCTGAGTTAAGGCGAACCGGACCAAACTTGACTAGATTTTGCAACGATTCGAGTTGACTCGAGCGATTCTAGTTGAGTTTGTCAATTATGGATTTAACATCTGCCCATCAATATCCATGTGTTGCCACTGCTCATCAATCAACCAGAAAGAGAGAGCACCATGGTCCATTCCTCTACAGATTTCCATTGGGAGAGAGTTGAGCCCCACTTCTTGTGTTTGAACGTCATGGGCAGATGTTCAAATTGCAAGACATTCTTCACCTATAGAAAAGGAAGCTTACTTGTTAGGATCAGGTCCCCTTTGGTGGCAGGGTAAAAGTACCATAGAAAAAAAGTTGATGGTAAAAAGTCAAACTTTTTAAATTACCCTCATTCATTGAATTTGGCAGGGTAATTTTCTTT
Protein-coding regions in this window:
- the LOC116252289 gene encoding 60S ribosomal protein L23; its protein translation is MVICCNMRAILVIKFTRKNPSPNKSFKTSIGSSYQQCPRPYASAAMSKRGRGGSAGNKFRMSLGLPVAATVNCADNTGAKNLYIISVKGIKGRLNRLPSACIGDMVMATVKKGKPDLRKKVMPAVIVRQRKPWRRKDGVYMYFEDNAGVIVNPKGEMKGSAITGPIGKECADLWPRIASAANAIV